In the Ilumatobacteraceae bacterium genome, one interval contains:
- the hisF gene encoding imidazole glycerol phosphate synthase subunit HisF: MQVARVIPCLDVTGGRVVKGTNFVDLRDAGDPVELAARYDAEGADELVFLDITASSDDRETTVDMVFRVAEQVYIPFTVGGGIRSLEDARRMLRAGADKVSVNTAAVQRPELIGEIAAEFGSQCVVVAIDAKRRSDEVGDGFEVYLHGGRTATGIDAEEWAVEAVGLGAGEILLTSMDRDGTREGFDNVLTRAIADSVNVPVIASGGVGTLEHLVDGVVEGGADAVLAASIFHFREHTVAEAKSVMAAAGVTVRPPATAT, translated from the coding sequence ATGCAGGTCGCCCGGGTCATTCCGTGCCTCGACGTGACCGGTGGTCGCGTCGTCAAGGGCACCAACTTCGTCGACCTCCGCGACGCCGGCGATCCGGTCGAGCTGGCGGCTCGCTACGACGCGGAGGGTGCCGATGAGCTGGTGTTCCTCGACATCACGGCGTCGTCCGACGATCGCGAGACCACCGTCGACATGGTGTTCCGCGTGGCGGAGCAGGTCTACATCCCGTTCACCGTCGGTGGCGGCATCCGCTCGCTCGAAGACGCCCGACGTATGCTCCGCGCCGGCGCCGACAAGGTCAGTGTCAACACGGCGGCCGTGCAGCGGCCCGAACTGATCGGCGAGATCGCGGCCGAGTTCGGATCGCAGTGCGTCGTGGTGGCGATCGATGCGAAGCGCCGCAGTGACGAGGTCGGCGACGGTTTCGAGGTCTACCTCCACGGCGGGCGCACCGCGACGGGCATCGACGCCGAGGAGTGGGCAGTCGAGGCCGTCGGACTCGGTGCCGGCGAGATCCTGCTGACGTCGATGGACCGCGATGGCACCCGAGAAGGGTTCGACAACGTGCTCACCCGGGCGATCGCCGACTCGGTCAACGTTCCCGTGATCGCGAGCGGGGGCGTCGGCACGCTCGAGCACCTCGTCGACGGCGTCGTCGAGGGTGGTGCCGACGCCGTGCTCGCGGCGTCGATCTTCCACTTCCGCGAGCACACGGTCGCGGAGGCCAAGTCCGTCATGGCCGCCGCGGGTGTCACCGTGCGTCCACCGGCGACTGCGACGTGA
- a CDS encoding 1-(5-phosphoribosyl)-5-[(5-phosphoribosylamino)methylideneamino] imidazole-4-carboxamide isomerase, with protein MCDLYPAIDLRAGRVVRLSQGDYDAETIYGDDPVAVATSFADAGAPWVHVVDLDAARSGDPVNRAIVERVASALHGRARLQNGGGVRSLDDARRLADAGVDRVVMGSAAVRNPDLVAEVSEVVDVAVGLDHRAGELATDGWTEGSGVQLADALGRFPTAAAFVITDISRDGMLTGPDLDGLAEAVSATSTPVIASGGVSSLDDVIALAAIPGLGGIITGKAVYEGRFTVAAAVRALEVR; from the coding sequence ATGTGCGACCTGTACCCGGCGATCGACCTGCGGGCGGGCCGGGTCGTCCGGCTCAGCCAGGGCGACTACGACGCCGAGACGATCTACGGCGACGACCCGGTCGCCGTGGCCACGTCGTTCGCCGACGCCGGGGCTCCGTGGGTGCACGTCGTCGATCTCGATGCCGCCCGCTCCGGCGACCCGGTCAACCGTGCCATCGTCGAACGGGTGGCGTCGGCGCTCCACGGCCGGGCCCGGCTCCAGAACGGCGGCGGTGTCCGCTCACTCGACGATGCCCGGCGCCTCGCCGACGCCGGCGTCGACCGGGTCGTGATGGGCTCGGCGGCCGTGCGGAACCCCGACCTCGTCGCCGAGGTCAGCGAGGTCGTCGACGTCGCCGTCGGCCTTGATCACCGCGCGGGGGAGCTCGCGACCGACGGGTGGACCGAGGGGAGCGGCGTGCAGTTGGCCGACGCGCTCGGCCGGTTCCCGACCGCGGCGGCATTCGTCATCACCGACATCAGCCGCGACGGCATGCTCACCGGCCCCGACCTCGATGGGCTCGCCGAAGCGGTGTCCGCCACGTCGACCCCCGTGATCGCCAGCGGCGGCGTGTCGTCGCTCGACGACGTGATCGCCCTCGCCGCGATCCCCGGACTCGGCGGGATCATCACCGGCAAGGCCGTGTACGAGGGTCGGTTCACCGTCGCCGCGGCGGTTCGAGCCCTGGAGGTGCGCTGA